In Natrinema amylolyticum, the following are encoded in one genomic region:
- a CDS encoding SIR2 family NAD-dependent protein deacylase — protein MDDLERLADEIRRADTAVAFTGAGISAPSGVPTFRGDDGVWEKFDEGQFAYGRFQRDPEGFWSDRVDLQREMFDEEYEPNAAHEALAAMGRDGDLEAILTQNTDGLHGEAADSVREEAASDGDETTVLELHGNSQRVRCTDCGKRRDGDPIFERAADGELPPTCECGGVFKPDVVLFGEQLPGAVIQRARSLARESDVFLAIGSSLVVEPAASLPRLAASAGATVGIVNLESTPCDDIADAVLREDVTGVLPRLRDMAAE, from the coding sequence ATGGACGACCTCGAGCGACTCGCCGACGAGATACGGCGCGCAGACACGGCCGTCGCCTTCACCGGCGCGGGTATCTCGGCCCCGTCGGGGGTGCCGACCTTCCGCGGGGACGACGGCGTCTGGGAGAAGTTCGACGAGGGCCAGTTCGCCTACGGCAGGTTCCAGCGCGATCCCGAAGGGTTCTGGTCGGATCGCGTCGATCTTCAGCGAGAGATGTTCGACGAGGAGTACGAGCCGAACGCGGCCCACGAGGCGCTGGCCGCGATGGGACGGGACGGCGACCTCGAGGCGATTCTCACCCAGAACACCGACGGACTGCACGGCGAGGCGGCCGACTCGGTTCGCGAGGAAGCGGCCAGCGATGGAGACGAGACGACCGTCCTCGAGCTTCACGGCAACTCCCAGCGGGTCCGCTGTACCGACTGCGGAAAACGCCGGGACGGTGATCCGATCTTCGAGCGCGCGGCCGACGGCGAACTGCCGCCGACCTGCGAGTGCGGCGGCGTCTTCAAACCCGACGTCGTCCTCTTCGGCGAGCAGCTCCCGGGAGCCGTCATCCAGCGGGCCCGATCGCTCGCCCGCGAGAGCGACGTCTTCCTCGCGATCGGGTCCTCGCTGGTCGTCGAGCCTGCGGCCTCGCTCCCCCGACTCGCCGCGTCGGCCGGCGCGACGGTCGGCATCGTGAACCTCGAGTCGACGCCGTGCGACGATATCGCCGACGCGGTGCTCCGCGAGGACGTGACGGGAGTGCTCCCCCGGCTGCGGGACATGGCCGCTGAGTGA
- a CDS encoding helix-turn-helix domain-containing protein has protein sequence MSLFAAFEASSPALVLGPTLEALPSVDVELERQYALDPDRPIAFCRVRCRDRDGLDRALAADDTIDEFERIGGADGESLYRLQRSETDVIGAYREWVDAGGELLECRGSNGRWEVEMRFPDRDSFGRYHEFLASEGVSLELQRLADGDGGRRRGHRSALTDAQREALTLAHEHGFFEVPRETGLSEIAAQLGISKQAVSERLRRGQAQLIDQQLVE, from the coding sequence ATGAGTCTCTTCGCCGCGTTCGAGGCGTCGTCGCCGGCGTTGGTCCTCGGGCCGACCCTCGAGGCCCTGCCGTCGGTCGACGTCGAACTCGAGCGTCAGTACGCCCTCGATCCCGACCGGCCCATCGCGTTCTGTCGGGTTCGCTGTCGCGACCGCGACGGACTCGACCGCGCGCTCGCGGCCGACGACACGATCGACGAGTTCGAGCGGATCGGTGGTGCCGACGGCGAGAGCCTCTACCGACTCCAACGGAGCGAGACGGACGTCATCGGCGCGTATCGCGAGTGGGTCGACGCCGGCGGCGAGCTACTCGAGTGTCGCGGCTCGAACGGCCGCTGGGAGGTCGAGATGCGGTTCCCCGATCGCGACTCGTTCGGCCGCTATCACGAGTTCCTCGCGAGCGAGGGCGTCTCGCTCGAGTTACAGCGCCTCGCCGACGGCGACGGGGGGCGACGCCGCGGACACCGATCCGCTCTGACCGACGCCCAGCGGGAGGCGCTCACGCTGGCCCACGAGCACGGGTTCTTCGAGGTGCCCCGCGAGACGGGGCTCTCCGAGATCGCCGCTCAGCTCGGGATCTCGAAACAGGCCGTCAGCGAACGGCTGCGGCGCGGCCAAGCACAGTTGATCGACCAGCAACTCGTCGAGTGA
- a CDS encoding phosphoglycerol geranylgeranyltransferase, producing the protein MTTPWDDWNHILKIDPDKELPEGVTYGDLCATGTDAIEVGGTMGITEENMSAVIEACAEHDVALYQEPSNPDVVLEDDALDGYLIPTVFNAGSPFWITEAHKEWVRLEGELDWERTTTEAYIVMNPEADVAELTEANCDLGADDVAAYATVAEHMFGQEIVYVEYSGMLGDEAVVEAAAEATDESTLFYGGGIHDYDSAYAMAQYADVIVVGDLAHDEGIEAVRETVDAANDA; encoded by the coding sequence ATGACTACCCCCTGGGACGACTGGAACCACATTCTCAAGATCGACCCGGACAAGGAGCTCCCCGAGGGCGTGACCTACGGCGATCTCTGTGCGACGGGCACCGACGCGATCGAAGTCGGCGGTACCATGGGCATCACCGAGGAGAACATGAGCGCGGTCATCGAGGCCTGCGCCGAACACGACGTCGCCCTCTATCAGGAGCCCTCGAATCCCGACGTCGTCCTCGAGGACGACGCGCTGGACGGCTATCTCATTCCGACCGTCTTCAACGCCGGATCGCCGTTCTGGATCACCGAGGCCCACAAGGAGTGGGTCCGGCTCGAGGGCGAACTCGACTGGGAGCGCACGACGACGGAGGCTTACATCGTGATGAACCCCGAGGCCGACGTCGCGGAGCTGACGGAGGCCAACTGCGATCTCGGTGCCGACGACGTCGCCGCCTACGCGACGGTCGCCGAGCACATGTTCGGACAGGAGATCGTCTACGTGGAGTACTCCGGTATGCTCGGCGACGAAGCGGTCGTCGAGGCCGCCGCCGAGGCGACTGACGAGTCGACGCTGTTCTACGGGGGCGGCATCCACGACTACGACTCCGCGTACGCGATGGCCCAGTACGCCGACGTCATCGTCGTCGGCGATCTCGCACACGACGAGGGCATCGAGGCGGTTCGGGAGACCGTCGACGCGGCCAACGACGCCTGA
- a CDS encoding threonine synthase: MEPTDAFAGLECVDCGATVDAAETHRCPDCGGSLDPSYDYDAIDLDRETLAARPFDSQWRYAELLPFARESAVTTNEGATALVDCPDLAAELGVEHVLIKDEGRNPTGSVTDRGASVAVTAAAAHGASDIALPSPGNGGQAAAAYAARAGLESHAYLPSRSGFTNKAMVNVHGGDMNVVGGRYGDAVGAFEEGLAEHDDWYSLRAFETPYRHEGAKTLFYELVEQLEWTVPDVVAYPTGAGTGLVGLAKAAREFRQLGLTDELPALYAAQAAGCAPIVEAVDDGRDEHEPVEHPDTICGELEIPDPTASPRVLEAIRESDGGAVATEDPDILESAARVAQAEGLELIPSAAAAASGAWELAEHGAFDGSETVVIVNTGAGNKEADVLRSHLMSQGV, encoded by the coding sequence ATGGAACCGACAGACGCCTTCGCCGGCCTCGAGTGCGTCGACTGCGGGGCTACCGTCGACGCCGCCGAGACCCACCGCTGTCCGGACTGCGGCGGCTCGCTCGATCCGAGCTACGACTACGACGCGATCGATCTCGATCGCGAGACGCTCGCCGCCCGGCCGTTCGACTCGCAGTGGCGGTACGCGGAACTGCTGCCGTTCGCCCGCGAGTCGGCGGTGACGACGAACGAGGGGGCGACGGCGCTGGTCGACTGCCCCGATCTGGCCGCCGAACTCGGCGTCGAGCACGTACTGATCAAAGACGAGGGCCGGAACCCGACGGGCTCGGTCACGGACCGCGGCGCGTCGGTGGCCGTCACCGCGGCCGCCGCCCACGGCGCGAGCGACATCGCGCTCCCGTCGCCGGGCAACGGTGGACAGGCCGCCGCGGCCTACGCGGCCCGCGCGGGACTCGAGTCCCACGCATACCTCCCCTCGCGGTCCGGCTTTACCAACAAGGCCATGGTCAACGTCCACGGCGGAGACATGAACGTCGTCGGCGGCCGCTACGGCGACGCCGTCGGCGCGTTCGAGGAGGGGCTCGCGGAACACGACGACTGGTACTCGCTCCGGGCCTTCGAGACGCCGTATCGCCACGAGGGCGCGAAGACGCTGTTCTACGAACTCGTCGAACAACTCGAGTGGACCGTGCCCGACGTCGTCGCCTATCCGACGGGGGCCGGGACCGGACTCGTCGGACTCGCGAAGGCCGCGCGGGAGTTCCGCCAACTCGGGCTGACCGACGAGCTACCCGCTCTCTACGCCGCCCAGGCGGCCGGCTGCGCGCCGATCGTCGAGGCGGTCGACGACGGCCGCGACGAACACGAGCCGGTCGAACACCCCGACACGATCTGTGGCGAACTCGAGATCCCCGACCCGACGGCGAGCCCGCGGGTCCTCGAGGCGATCCGCGAGAGCGACGGTGGCGCGGTCGCGACCGAGGATCCGGACATCCTCGAGTCCGCGGCGCGGGTGGCCCAGGCGGAGGGGCTCGAACTGATCCCGAGCGCGGCGGCGGCCGCCAGCGGGGCGTGGGAACTCGCGGAGCACGGCGCGTTCGACGGCTCGGAGACGGTCGTCATCGTCAACACTGGCGCGGGCAACAAGGAGGCCGACGTGTTGCGCAGTCATCTGATGAGTCAGGGCGTGTAG
- a CDS encoding 50S ribosomal protein L37e, with the protein MTGAGTPSQGKKNTTTHTKCRRCGEKSYHTKKKECSSCGFGKSAKRRGYEWQSKSGDN; encoded by the coding sequence ATGACTGGTGCAGGAACCCCGAGCCAAGGAAAGAAGAACACGACGACCCACACGAAGTGTCGTCGTTGCGGTGAGAAATCGTATCACACGAAGAAAAAAGAGTGCTCGTCGTGTGGCTTCGGCAAGTCCGCCAAACGACGCGGCTACGAGTGGCAGTCGAAGTCCGGCGACAACTGA
- a CDS encoding LSM domain-containing protein — protein sequence MSGRPLDVLEASLGERVTVRLKSGDEYVGDLAGYDQHMNLVLEDVTIPVQGEVEEEPPAEDTTIIRGDNVVSITP from the coding sequence ATGAGTGGACGACCGCTGGACGTCCTCGAGGCGTCACTCGGCGAACGCGTTACAGTGCGACTCAAGAGTGGCGACGAGTACGTCGGCGATCTCGCCGGCTACGATCAACACATGAATCTGGTGCTCGAGGACGTGACGATTCCCGTCCAGGGCGAAGTCGAAGAGGAGCCGCCGGCCGAAGACACAACCATTATACGCGGCGATAACGTCGTTTCGATCACTCCATGA
- a CDS encoding zinc-dependent metalloprotease encodes MNLYRSARAVAGASGDDAIDWRSAADAAKAATDPGSLDLEHGESEAYARDVRDARAAVRTVSGVDFDVPETVEIQNRHHWIDANVATFERVMGALETHTGAFPGVARTINTGTMTVLLSFLGRNVLGQYDPLLLADAPANDHALYFVRPNILNAADKLDVDADRFRRWIAFHEVTHAAEFGAAPWLSDHLETRMEDGIATLSEGSFDRDAFRDLDAAMTVVEGYAELLMDHAFDDEYEDLRRKLDARRQGRGPLQKLFRRLLGLGLKERQYERGKNFFEHIVAVRDLETASLVWEGPENLPSHDELDAPGTWIQRVDRR; translated from the coding sequence GTGAATCTCTATCGTAGCGCCCGGGCGGTTGCCGGGGCGTCCGGTGACGATGCGATCGACTGGCGGTCGGCCGCCGACGCCGCCAAGGCCGCGACGGATCCCGGCTCGCTCGATCTCGAGCACGGGGAGAGCGAGGCCTACGCCCGCGACGTCCGGGACGCCCGGGCGGCTGTACGAACGGTCTCGGGCGTCGACTTTGACGTCCCCGAGACCGTCGAAATCCAGAACCGTCACCACTGGATCGACGCCAACGTCGCCACCTTCGAGCGCGTCATGGGCGCGCTCGAGACCCATACCGGCGCGTTCCCCGGCGTCGCCCGGACGATCAATACGGGAACGATGACCGTCCTGCTCTCCTTCCTCGGACGGAACGTCCTCGGCCAGTACGATCCGCTTCTCCTGGCCGACGCGCCCGCCAACGATCACGCGCTGTACTTCGTCCGGCCGAACATCCTCAACGCGGCCGACAAACTCGACGTGGACGCGGACCGGTTCCGCCGCTGGATCGCCTTCCACGAGGTGACCCACGCCGCCGAGTTCGGGGCCGCGCCGTGGCTCTCCGACCACCTCGAGACCCGCATGGAAGACGGCATCGCGACGCTGTCGGAGGGCTCGTTCGATCGGGACGCCTTCCGCGACCTCGACGCCGCGATGACCGTCGTCGAGGGGTACGCCGAACTCCTGATGGACCACGCCTTCGACGACGAGTACGAGGACCTGCGGCGCAAACTCGACGCGCGGCGGCAGGGCCGAGGCCCGCTCCAGAAGCTCTTCCGCCGGCTGCTCGGCCTCGGCCTCAAAGAGCGCCAGTACGAGCGCGGCAAGAACTTTTTCGAGCACATTGTCGCCGTCCGCGACCTCGAGACGGCGAGTCTGGTCTGGGAGGGGCCCGAGAACCTCCCCAGCCACGACGAACTCGACGCGCCGGGGACGTGGATCCAGCGCGTCGATCGCCGATAG
- a CDS encoding nuclear transport factor 2 family protein gives MPPSASAEAAVRDYYDALRDGDPLTPFFSDAESTVKFGISESLFGGSEVAAALEEQTETTDEWVVESGNLVVTDRDGVATFADEVTMAWTDVTTGERYRFDSRWSGTLVERTSDDGSSASDWQFVAMHVSAPHDL, from the coding sequence ATGCCACCGAGCGCGAGCGCTGAGGCCGCCGTCCGCGACTACTACGACGCACTCCGCGACGGCGACCCCCTCACACCCTTCTTTTCGGACGCCGAGTCGACCGTCAAGTTCGGTATCAGCGAGTCCCTGTTCGGGGGGAGCGAGGTCGCCGCGGCCCTCGAGGAACAGACCGAGACGACCGACGAGTGGGTCGTCGAGAGCGGGAATCTCGTCGTCACCGACCGCGACGGCGTCGCGACGTTCGCCGACGAGGTGACGATGGCCTGGACGGACGTGACGACCGGCGAACGGTACCGGTTCGACAGCCGCTGGAGCGGAACGCTGGTGGAACGGACTTCGGACGACGGCTCGAGCGCGAGCGACTGGCAGTTCGTCGCGATGCACGTCAGCGCGCCGCACGACCTATGA
- a CDS encoding SPW repeat domain-containing protein — translation MSDPNGDDRRTSDESGADVGTGTNDGPTNRREEAAADIDSGTGVGDGERSGGRDPRDESVQVANEERRRKTSVISLLVAVLGAWVALSVLVFQTDPAPLWNDVLVGLVVLVAAGYNYYRVSNDVPLSTGIASLIAVLGVWLIVSAALLEMAGGLFWSTLATGLLIAGLAGYNAYEAREARTVATETGPGV, via the coding sequence ATGAGTGACCCGAACGGCGACGATCGTCGGACGAGCGACGAGTCCGGAGCCGACGTCGGGACCGGGACGAACGACGGGCCGACCAATCGGCGAGAAGAGGCGGCCGCCGACATCGACTCCGGAACCGGCGTCGGAGACGGGGAGCGCTCCGGGGGCCGCGATCCGCGCGACGAGTCGGTACAGGTCGCGAACGAGGAGCGCCGGCGCAAGACCTCGGTCATCAGCCTGCTCGTCGCCGTCCTCGGCGCGTGGGTCGCCCTCTCCGTGCTCGTCTTCCAGACGGATCCGGCACCGCTGTGGAACGACGTGCTGGTCGGACTCGTCGTCCTCGTCGCCGCCGGCTACAACTACTACCGGGTGTCCAACGACGTCCCGCTCAGTACCGGTATCGCGTCGTTGATCGCCGTCCTCGGCGTCTGGCTGATCGTTTCGGCCGCGCTGCTCGAGATGGCCGGTGGGCTGTTCTGGAGCACCCTCGCGACCGGGCTTCTGATCGCCGGGCTAGCGGGGTATAACGCCTACGAAGCCCGCGAGGCCAGAACCGTCGCGACCGAGACCGGGCCGGGCGTTTAG
- a CDS encoding AAA domain-containing protein, with product MHVRGTVAGEVDVRSVSTSYGESDLAEVPIRPADDAPTGDASLARGDGGTATLADGRETTTVTLWNKWTESAELLEPGMELLVTNVKEEEYDGETQYATTGESYVVVEPSFLVSVTSIRNWVECPRLYYLNKLSGVPLNYPVVKGTLVHEVFGDLLRGRDLEESIETRVEERGLQLGLLGETADAVAEDVRENATAIEGWLQQGRLDEAEDEWRSEQLLISETFGIRGRADAVRRGAPVELKTGKNLKKEPRFKDKVQAACYALLLEEHGGDVDIGTLLYTKNSVLDRNEETGDLNPAKEFSMGDGLLKYVVRLRNEIAAKEVSGDIPTGYEAEAKCEYCFEQDTCMVVSGRLDQESKAGQIGQPLPDEELEYFDRFYRAIEEERREVHHEYAKLWEQSAEERADDDRALIDLEFVEKRELSEGRWELRAERPGGANSKLREGDLVLASDGDPVRGDSELARIERLDDEIVVTADEPVEVTRLDVYPSELTTDRLLVAMHDALLKGDERRKDVLFGRADPEFEEIGEEFIGNNERQNEAVTKAVGAEDCALIHGPPGTGKTYTIARAIRAMVERDERVLLSAFTNRAVDNALEALLEQLEDVIDEERVVRVGSESGIRDDMEPYRLERAGDPEDRVAKLQNAQVVAATTSTCGSRVMKEQQFDVALVDEAAQLTEPGTCAAINLAERFVLVGDHEQLPPVVRAENDLTESLFERLVERYPDAGVMLTKQYRMNQRIQVFASTEFYDGRLRPATPAVAGRTLDDLEGVSRDTLPETLRDPVSFVDVAGDGSRYTDSEEAARIADLIETYEDAGLERSEIGVIAPFRAQVSEISKHVPDDVAVDTVDRFQGSSQEVIIVSFTATGSLEGPIFEDYRRINVALTRPKRALVLVGDSQALASDPVYERMLEWARQ from the coding sequence GTGCACGTACGCGGAACCGTCGCGGGCGAGGTCGACGTGCGGTCGGTGTCGACGAGCTACGGCGAGAGTGACCTCGCCGAAGTCCCGATTCGACCGGCCGACGACGCGCCGACCGGCGATGCATCCCTCGCTCGAGGCGACGGTGGAACGGCGACGCTCGCGGACGGCCGCGAGACGACGACGGTGACGCTCTGGAACAAGTGGACCGAGTCGGCCGAACTGCTCGAGCCGGGGATGGAACTGCTCGTGACGAACGTCAAAGAGGAGGAGTACGACGGCGAGACTCAGTACGCGACGACGGGCGAGTCCTACGTCGTCGTCGAGCCCTCCTTCCTCGTGAGCGTGACGTCGATCCGCAACTGGGTCGAGTGTCCCCGACTCTACTACCTGAACAAGCTCTCCGGGGTGCCGCTGAACTACCCCGTCGTGAAGGGAACGCTCGTCCACGAGGTCTTCGGCGATCTGTTGCGCGGGCGCGACCTCGAGGAATCGATCGAGACCCGCGTCGAGGAACGGGGCCTCCAACTGGGACTGCTGGGCGAGACGGCCGACGCCGTCGCCGAGGACGTCCGAGAGAACGCGACGGCGATCGAGGGCTGGCTCCAGCAGGGCCGGTTAGACGAGGCGGAAGACGAGTGGCGCTCGGAACAGTTGCTCATCAGCGAGACGTTCGGCATCCGCGGCCGGGCCGACGCCGTTCGCCGCGGGGCACCGGTCGAACTCAAGACCGGCAAGAACCTCAAGAAGGAACCGCGGTTCAAGGACAAGGTCCAGGCCGCCTGTTACGCCCTCTTGCTCGAGGAACACGGCGGCGACGTCGACATCGGAACCCTGCTCTACACGAAGAACTCGGTGTTAGATCGCAACGAGGAGACCGGCGATCTCAACCCGGCGAAGGAGTTCTCGATGGGTGACGGGCTCCTGAAGTACGTCGTCCGGCTCCGGAACGAGATCGCGGCGAAAGAGGTGTCGGGCGATATCCCGACCGGCTACGAGGCCGAGGCGAAATGCGAGTACTGCTTCGAACAGGACACCTGCATGGTCGTCTCCGGCCGGCTGGATCAGGAGTCGAAAGCCGGCCAGATCGGGCAACCGCTGCCCGACGAGGAACTCGAGTACTTCGACCGCTTCTATCGGGCGATCGAAGAGGAGCGCCGGGAGGTTCACCACGAGTACGCCAAGCTCTGGGAGCAGAGCGCCGAGGAGCGGGCCGACGACGACCGCGCGCTGATCGACCTCGAGTTCGTCGAGAAGCGTGAACTCTCGGAGGGGCGCTGGGAACTGCGGGCCGAGCGGCCCGGCGGCGCGAACTCGAAGCTCCGGGAGGGCGATCTGGTGCTCGCGAGCGACGGTGACCCGGTCCGTGGCGATTCGGAGTTAGCGCGGATCGAGCGACTCGACGACGAGATCGTGGTCACGGCGGACGAGCCGGTCGAAGTCACGCGGCTCGACGTCTATCCCTCCGAACTGACGACGGATCGGCTGCTCGTCGCGATGCACGACGCGCTCCTGAAAGGCGACGAGCGGCGCAAGGACGTCCTGTTCGGCCGGGCGGATCCCGAATTCGAGGAGATCGGCGAAGAGTTCATCGGCAACAACGAGCGCCAGAACGAGGCCGTGACGAAGGCCGTCGGCGCAGAGGACTGCGCGCTGATCCACGGCCCGCCGGGCACCGGGAAGACCTACACCATCGCTCGAGCCATCCGCGCGATGGTCGAACGCGACGAACGGGTCCTGCTCTCGGCCTTTACCAATCGCGCCGTCGACAACGCGTTGGAGGCCTTACTCGAGCAACTCGAGGACGTGATCGACGAAGAGCGAGTCGTCCGCGTCGGTTCGGAGAGCGGAATCCGCGACGACATGGAGCCGTACCGCCTCGAGCGAGCGGGCGATCCCGAGGATCGCGTCGCGAAACTACAGAACGCGCAGGTGGTGGCGGCGACGACGTCGACCTGCGGATCGCGAGTCATGAAGGAACAGCAGTTCGACGTCGCGCTGGTCGACGAGGCTGCGCAGTTGACGGAACCGGGAACCTGCGCGGCTATCAATCTGGCCGAGCGGTTCGTCCTCGTGGGCGACCACGAACAGCTCCCGCCGGTCGTTCGCGCCGAGAACGACCTCACCGAGTCGCTGTTCGAACGCCTCGTCGAGCGCTATCCCGATGCCGGCGTCATGTTGACCAAGCAGTACCGAATGAATCAGCGAATCCAGGTCTTCGCCTCCACCGAGTTCTACGACGGTCGGCTTCGGCCCGCGACGCCCGCAGTCGCAGGGCGAACCCTGGACGACCTCGAGGGCGTCTCCCGCGACACGCTGCCCGAGACGCTGCGAGATCCCGTCTCGTTCGTCGACGTCGCGGGCGACGGGAGCCGGTACACCGACAGCGAGGAGGCCGCGCGGATCGCGGACCTGATCGAAACCTACGAGGACGCGGGCCTCGAGCGATCCGAGATCGGCGTCATCGCCCCATTCCGCGCGCAGGTCTCGGAAATCTCCAAGCACGTCCCGGACGACGTGGCCGTCGACACCGTCGACCGCTTCCAGGGCTCGAGCCAGGAGGTCATCATCGTCTCCTTTACCGCGACCGGTTCGCTCGAGGGGCCGATCTTCGAGGACTACCGCCGGATCAACGTCGCCCTGACCCGACCCAAGCGCGCGTTGGTGCTAGTCGGCGACTCGCAGGCGCTGGCGTCCGATCCCGTCTACGAGCGCATGCTCGAGTGGGCGCGGCAGTGA
- a CDS encoding phosphatase PAP2 family protein: MRLEEQSTAVRDAVPVEYADLVVFVTELGGTTALMLLLAVLFWCVDRRRSALVISYAIAGLALLLSLKALFGLPRPPADATLIALEGEREGYGFPSGHAFAATVVYGGLVSAYDRLGDRRAVTGAGVLIAAVSLSRVALGVHYLGDVLVGVALGIAFVAVMERVTRGDPTIGFAIALVLAVPATVVAGTDDSLLGLGGSIGGVLASRRLPALPALRSRLEAVVLVGLGGGFVALVMAVESVVATVEPLLVVLYAALLAGIFLVPAVVGRLEIDGLESRRA; the protein is encoded by the coding sequence ATGCGACTCGAGGAGCAGAGCACGGCCGTTCGCGACGCCGTTCCGGTCGAATACGCTGATCTCGTCGTCTTCGTGACTGAACTCGGCGGGACGACAGCGCTCATGCTCTTGCTCGCGGTCCTGTTCTGGTGTGTGGACCGCCGCCGCAGTGCGCTCGTGATCAGTTACGCGATCGCCGGACTGGCGCTCCTGCTGTCGCTCAAGGCGCTCTTCGGGCTGCCGAGACCGCCGGCGGACGCCACGCTGATCGCGCTCGAGGGCGAGCGAGAGGGGTACGGCTTCCCCAGCGGCCACGCGTTCGCGGCGACCGTCGTCTACGGCGGCCTCGTCTCGGCGTACGACCGACTGGGAGACCGGCGAGCGGTCACCGGTGCCGGTGTACTGATCGCCGCCGTCTCGCTGTCCCGGGTCGCGCTGGGCGTCCACTACCTCGGTGACGTCCTCGTCGGGGTGGCCCTGGGAATCGCCTTCGTCGCGGTCATGGAACGGGTCACGCGCGGCGACCCGACGATCGGGTTCGCGATCGCGCTCGTCCTCGCCGTTCCGGCCACCGTCGTCGCGGGGACGGACGACTCGCTGCTCGGACTCGGCGGCTCTATCGGTGGGGTACTCGCCTCGCGGCGGCTCCCGGCTCTGCCGGCGCTACGATCCCGACTCGAGGCCGTCGTGCTGGTCGGTCTCGGCGGCGGATTCGTCGCCCTCGTCATGGCCGTCGAGTCCGTCGTCGCGACGGTCGAGCCCCTGCTCGTCGTCCTCTACGCGGCGCTCCTCGCCGGAATCTTCCTCGTACCCGCCGTCGTCGGCCGACTCGAGATCGACGGCCTCGAGTCGCGACGGGCGTAG
- a CDS encoding zinc-dependent alcohol dehydrogenase, translating into MRALTWHGEQDVRIDDVPEPEIVNPTDAIIEITATAICGSDLHLYNGYMPGMREGDVLGHEPMGEVIEVGDEVETLEVGDRVVVPFTISCGSCWFCEEELYSLCDNSNPNAEMASKMMGHSPAGLLGFSHMLGGYAGGQAEYLRVPYADIGPIAIESDLPDEQVLFLSDIFPTGYMAAENAEIEENDTVAVWGCGPVGQFAIQSAWMLGADRVIAIDRIPERLEMARDHGDAEIIHFEEDDVYDRLMAMTGNRGPDRCIDAVGTEAHGTGVMGIADQVKQEARLEDDRPHVLRQAIKCCRKGGTLSVPGVYLGRSDNLPFGSVMNKALTIKTGQTHVQRYLNPLLERIEDGEIDPSFVITHQVGLEDGPEMYETFNNKDDDCIKVVMTP; encoded by the coding sequence ATGAGGGCGCTCACCTGGCACGGCGAACAGGACGTTCGCATCGATGACGTCCCTGAGCCCGAGATCGTCAATCCGACCGACGCGATAATCGAGATCACGGCGACCGCCATCTGCGGCTCCGATCTCCACCTCTACAACGGCTACATGCCCGGGATGCGGGAGGGGGACGTGCTCGGCCACGAGCCCATGGGGGAGGTGATCGAGGTCGGCGACGAGGTCGAGACCCTCGAGGTCGGCGACCGGGTCGTCGTTCCCTTCACGATCAGCTGTGGCTCGTGTTGGTTCTGCGAGGAGGAGCTGTACTCGCTCTGCGATAACTCGAACCCGAACGCCGAGATGGCGAGCAAGATGATGGGCCACTCGCCGGCCGGTCTGCTCGGGTTCTCCCACATGTTGGGCGGTTACGCGGGCGGTCAGGCGGAGTACCTGCGGGTGCCGTACGCTGACATCGGTCCGATCGCGATCGAGTCCGACCTCCCGGACGAGCAGGTCCTCTTCCTCTCCGACATCTTCCCGACGGGGTATATGGCCGCCGAAAACGCCGAGATCGAGGAGAACGACACGGTCGCGGTCTGGGGCTGTGGCCCGGTCGGCCAGTTCGCGATCCAGAGCGCGTGGATGCTCGGTGCCGACCGGGTGATCGCCATTGACAGGATCCCGGAACGGCTCGAGATGGCCAGAGACCACGGCGACGCGGAGATCATCCACTTCGAGGAGGACGACGTCTACGATCGGCTGATGGCGATGACCGGCAACCGCGGCCCGGATCGCTGTATCGACGCGGTCGGGACGGAGGCCCACGGCACGGGCGTCATGGGCATCGCCGATCAGGTCAAACAGGAGGCGCGCCTCGAGGACGACCGGCCCCACGTCCTCCGACAGGCGATCAAGTGCTGTCGGAAGGGCGGGACGCTCTCGGTACCGGGCGTCTACCTCGGCCGCTCCGACAACCTCCCGTTCGGTTCGGTCATGAACAAGGCTCTGACAATCAAGACGGGTCAGACCCACGTCCAGCGCTATCTGAACCCACTGCTCGAGCGGATCGAGGACGGCGAGATCGACCCCTCGTTCGTCATCACCCATCAGGTCGGCCTCGAGGACGGCCCGGAGATGTACGAGACGTTCAACAACAAGGACGACGACTGCATCAAGGTCGTGATGACGCCCTGA